One stretch of Streptomyces sp. R21 DNA includes these proteins:
- a CDS encoding NAD(P)H-binding protein produces the protein MILVTGATGTIGSELLRQLAARGEKARALTRDPDHARVPDGVEVVGGDYHEPASVAAAMSGVSALFAVGVLGPGDADADAALVAAARAAGVRRIVKLSAIGTGDPALGPVSNWHLGGEQAVQASGLEWTILRPSSFASNTLSWEAAIHSGDPVPNMTGTGTQGVIDPRDVSEVAAETLLAPGHTGRLYTLTGPELLTTADQAATLSEVLGRPVTTVDVPPDALRAQFLEAGMPETYAEGVLAGTAYVRAGRNAVVTRDAREVLGREPRTYAEWARDHKEAFASA, from the coding sequence ATGATCCTAGTGACCGGTGCCACGGGCACCATCGGCAGTGAACTTCTGCGACAGCTCGCGGCGCGCGGCGAGAAGGCCCGTGCGCTGACCCGCGACCCGGACCATGCGCGGGTGCCCGACGGGGTCGAGGTGGTGGGCGGCGACTACCACGAGCCCGCGTCCGTGGCGGCCGCGATGTCCGGGGTGTCCGCCCTCTTCGCGGTGGGCGTCCTGGGGCCCGGCGACGCGGACGCCGACGCGGCACTGGTCGCGGCGGCGCGGGCGGCGGGCGTACGCCGGATCGTGAAGCTCTCCGCCATCGGCACCGGCGACCCGGCCCTCGGCCCGGTGAGCAACTGGCACCTCGGTGGCGAACAGGCCGTCCAGGCAAGCGGATTGGAGTGGACCATCCTGCGCCCCTCGTCGTTCGCCTCCAACACTCTGAGCTGGGAGGCGGCCATCCACTCCGGCGACCCGGTGCCGAACATGACCGGGACCGGCACTCAGGGTGTCATCGACCCGCGTGACGTCTCGGAGGTCGCGGCCGAGACGCTGCTCGCGCCGGGACACACGGGCCGCCTCTATACCCTCACCGGACCCGAACTCCTCACCACAGCCGACCAGGCCGCCACCCTCTCCGAGGTCCTCGGCCGCCCGGTCACCACTGTGGACGTCCCTCCGGACGCCCTCCGTGCGCAGTTCCTCGAAGCCGGCATGCCCGAGACCTACGCCGAGGGCGTCCTGGCGGGCACGGCGTACGTCCGCGCGGGCCGCAACGCGGTGGTCACGCGGGACGCACGCGAGGTGCTGGGCCGCGAGCCGCGTACGTATGCGGAGTGGGCACGCGATCACAAGGAGGCGTTCGCGTCGGCCTGA
- a CDS encoding helix-turn-helix domain-containing protein — protein sequence MTTTNETKPGATGLLEAPLTLPEELLSWFDGAGFTSFDGELRESFTHVPDAATKMVVRVEENGRRDVLVVGPRTRASYHASKRPASCVQLRLGPGTARPLLGVPALDLVGRVAPLADFPGAAARQLADELIPLSPEQVVPHLARALPGRLAPADPSRTGLLRAAVEAMSTESGHISVGVRELADRLAVSERQLRNLFADGVGLSPKHYARIARVRHVLRYARRSPDTPWAQLAAVTGFYDQSHMTADFRTLMGVPPTSFFTGRLPAARPCQTLGSAPVPG from the coding sequence GTGACCACCACGAACGAGACGAAGCCCGGCGCGACCGGTCTCCTGGAGGCGCCCCTGACGCTGCCCGAGGAGCTGCTCTCCTGGTTCGACGGCGCCGGGTTCACGTCCTTCGACGGCGAACTGCGCGAATCCTTCACCCATGTACCTGACGCGGCGACGAAGATGGTCGTGCGGGTCGAGGAGAACGGCCGTCGCGATGTGCTGGTCGTGGGTCCGCGCACCCGTGCCTCGTACCACGCGAGCAAGCGGCCGGCGTCCTGTGTGCAGCTCCGTCTCGGGCCGGGCACGGCACGCCCGCTGCTCGGCGTACCGGCGCTCGATCTCGTCGGACGGGTCGCGCCGCTCGCCGACTTTCCCGGCGCTGCTGCCCGCCAACTGGCCGACGAACTCATCCCGCTGAGCCCCGAGCAGGTGGTCCCCCACCTGGCGCGGGCCCTGCCCGGGCGGCTCGCTCCCGCCGACCCCTCACGCACCGGGCTGCTACGGGCGGCGGTCGAGGCCATGTCGACGGAATCGGGCCATATCTCCGTAGGCGTGCGGGAGTTGGCCGACCGTCTCGCCGTCAGCGAGCGCCAGTTGCGCAACCTCTTCGCGGACGGCGTGGGCCTCTCCCCCAAGCACTACGCGCGCATCGCCCGCGTACGCCATGTCCTGAGGTATGCCCGCCGGTCCCCGGACACTCCATGGGCCCAACTGGCCGCCGTCACCGGCTTCTACGACCAGTCGCACATGACGGCGGACTTCCGCACGCTGATGGGGGTCCCGCCCACGTCGTTCTTCACCGGCCGTCTGCCGGCAGCGCGGCCGTGTCAGACGCTCGGGTCGGCACCGGTACCTGGTTGA